Genomic segment of Streptomyces zhihengii:
AGAAGGCCCGGTTCAGCCGGGACAGGTCGTGCGGCCGGACGATCGAGTGCTCGTACGCGAAGGCCGCCGCCACCACGGCGAGACCGGCCCACAGGAACGCGCCCGCGTCCGTCGCCACCGCGTACCAGACGAAGAGCGCCATCGTCACGACGTGGCAGGCCCGGGCGCCGTACAGAGCCGCCGGGATGCCGAAGCGCGCCGGGACCGAGCGGACGCCGTGCGCGCGGTCCGCCTGCACGTCCTGGCAGGCGAAGATCAGGTCGAAGCCGCCGATCCACACGCCGACCGCGAGCCCGAGGATCACCGCGTCCCACGACCAGGAGCCGGTGACGGCGATCCACGCGCCGACCGGGCCCATGGCCTGGGCGAGTCCCAGGATCGCGTGCGGGTAGTCGGTGAACCGCTTCCCGTACGGATAGACCACCATCGGCACCACCGCGACCGGCGCCAGGGCCAGGCAGAGCGGATTGAGCAGCGCGGCCGCGCCGAGGAAGACCACCAGGGCGATCAGCGCGCCCGTCCACGCCGAGCGCACGGACACCGCTCCGGTGACCAGCTCCCGGGAGGCGGTGCGCGGGTTCCGGGCGTCGATCTCGCGGTCGATGATCCGGTTGCACGCCATGGCGAAGGTCCGCAGCCCGACCATGGCGACGGTGACCAGCAGCAGCTCGGCCCAGTGGACGGTGCCGTCGGCCTCGAACATCGCGGTCAGGGCGGCGATGTAGGCGAAGGGCAGCGCGAAGACCGAGTGCTCGATCATCACCAGGCGCAGGAAGGCCTTCACCTTCCCGGCCTGCCGCGGCGCGGGACCGGGGCCCACCACTCCGTCGGTGGTCGTCATCATGCGAGGCTCCCGAGGAAGGCGTCGAGGTCCGCCAGCAGCCCGTCGACGGGCAGCGGGCCGGTCTCCACCGCGACGGGCACGGCGTCGTCGCCCGGCGGGGTGATGTGCGCGGTGAACGCGTACGACCCCTCCCCGGCAGGGCGGGCGTCCAGCCGCAGCACGGCGCCGCCGTCGACCTCGAACGGTCCGGCGGCCGGCCCGGCGAGCGCGTCGCGCAGGCGCTCCGCGAAGCCGGCGGGCTCCGTGTCACGCACCCCGGGCAGCTCGAATCCGTCGCCC
This window contains:
- the mqnP gene encoding menaquinone biosynthesis prenyltransferase MqnP translates to MMTTTDGVVGPGPAPRQAGKVKAFLRLVMIEHSVFALPFAYIAALTAMFEADGTVHWAELLLVTVAMVGLRTFAMACNRIIDREIDARNPRTASRELVTGAVSVRSAWTGALIALVVFLGAAALLNPLCLALAPVAVVPMVVYPYGKRFTDYPHAILGLAQAMGPVGAWIAVTGSWSWDAVILGLAVGVWIGGFDLIFACQDVQADRAHGVRSVPARFGIPAALYGARACHVVTMALFVWYAVATDAGAFLWAGLAVVAAAFAYEHSIVRPHDLSRLNRAFFTVNGFIGIALFVCALLDLVVRGLTV